A portion of the Litorimonas taeanensis genome contains these proteins:
- a CDS encoding ActS/PrrB/RegB family redox-sensitive histidine kinase yields the protein MHQHADIIFGSNALQPLQTRPTQTMGRLRRYTLVLLRWGAIGGQILALLCVSLILEFPYPVLACCAVIAASIFINLAITVLYPLDRRVSDREALLQLGFDILQLAALLWLTGGITNPFAILFLAPIVTSATTLSKSVLFILSALATLLSFSLVFHSQPLPWDPDNPLMLPFTFRIGVWIAIMVGSIFTSLYAWRATKESRKMAAALAATETMLAQEQKLSALGGLAAAAAHELGTPLATIQVTAKEMTREIPKGSPLADDAALVLSQSQRCRSILEQLALRGDEGDAIHDRLTLEDLFEEAAEPFILIEPDIIIEVSGTGPEPELKRQAELVYALKNFIENAVDFASEKVRLCGVWNETTISVFIDDDGPGFDPTLTDRLGQPYVTKRSRQKSKKPTAGGLGLGVFIASTLVERTGGQVAFKRGPLGGARVEAVWPRDALVAKAS from the coding sequence ATGCATCAACACGCAGACATTATTTTCGGATCAAACGCCTTACAGCCGCTCCAAACTCGCCCAACACAAACTATGGGGCGTCTACGGCGTTATACGCTCGTCCTATTGCGCTGGGGCGCTATTGGCGGGCAAATCTTGGCGCTCTTATGTGTCAGCCTTATCTTAGAATTTCCATATCCTGTCTTGGCCTGTTGCGCGGTTATTGCCGCCAGTATTTTCATTAACTTAGCCATCACCGTTTTATATCCTCTGGATAGGCGCGTCAGTGACCGCGAAGCCTTGCTACAATTAGGGTTCGATATATTACAGCTTGCCGCTTTGCTCTGGCTAACGGGCGGGATAACCAATCCTTTTGCCATCTTGTTTTTGGCGCCAATTGTAACGAGCGCGACGACTCTCTCTAAATCCGTCCTCTTTATTCTGTCGGCCCTTGCGACGCTTTTATCCTTTAGCTTGGTGTTTCATTCACAGCCCCTACCTTGGGATCCAGATAATCCTTTAATGCTCCCCTTTACCTTTCGTATTGGCGTATGGATTGCGATAATGGTGGGGTCTATTTTCACCTCCTTATATGCCTGGCGCGCCACCAAAGAGAGCCGAAAAATGGCGGCGGCTTTGGCGGCCACAGAAACAATGCTGGCCCAAGAACAAAAACTCTCAGCGCTTGGCGGACTCGCGGCGGCGGCGGCCCATGAACTCGGTACGCCATTGGCGACCATTCAGGTGACAGCCAAAGAAATGACCCGCGAAATTCCCAAAGGTTCTCCTTTGGCCGACGATGCCGCCTTGGTTCTCTCGCAATCTCAGCGTTGCCGCTCTATCCTTGAGCAGCTTGCCCTGCGCGGCGATGAAGGTGATGCCATTCATGACCGCCTGACACTCGAAGATTTGTTCGAAGAAGCAGCAGAGCCATTTATTTTAATTGAACCCGATATTATTATTGAGGTGAGCGGTACTGGCCCAGAGCCCGAGCTTAAACGCCAAGCCGAACTCGTCTATGCTTTGAAAAACTTTATCGAAAATGCTGTCGATTTCGCCTCTGAAAAAGTCCGCCTCTGCGGGGTTTGGAATGAAACAACAATCAGCGTATTTATTGATGATGACGGCCCGGGCTTTGACCCGACATTAACAGATCGTTTGGGCCAGCCCTATGTCACGAAGCGATCACGTCAAAAATCAAAAAAGCCTACGGCAGGCGGGTTAGGCCTTGGTGTATTCATTGCTTCGACCTTGGTTGAACGCACAGGCGGACAAGTGGCCTTTAAACGCGGCCCCCTAGGCGGGGCGCGTGTTGAGGCCGTTTGGCCCAGAGACGCTCTCGTGGCAAAAGCCTCATAA
- a CDS encoding SCO family protein: protein MNMIAKTMLGAFAAFALMACGNGEKTARSGQTVTSGTADLGGAFSLVNQNGDRVTEADLQGKPHLIYFGFTYCPDVCPTALQKMGQAQSMLGSQADDIGYVLISVDPERDTVESLSQYVTASGFPTGLKGFTGTVEEIEVAKAAYKVYATKVDTPDSAGEYTVDHSDIMYLMDKDGQYADYFSGRSTPTMIAARVTKLLKSGK, encoded by the coding sequence ATGAATATGATTGCAAAAACGATGCTGGGTGCCTTTGCAGCCTTTGCTTTGATGGCATGTGGTAATGGCGAGAAAACAGCCCGTTCTGGACAAACTGTGACATCGGGTACGGCTGACTTGGGCGGTGCATTTTCCCTCGTCAACCAAAATGGAGATCGCGTGACCGAGGCAGACCTTCAAGGAAAGCCGCATTTGATTTATTTTGGTTTTACATATTGCCCAGATGTTTGCCCGACGGCTTTGCAAAAAATGGGGCAGGCGCAATCTATGTTAGGGTCTCAGGCTGATGATATTGGATATGTATTGATTAGTGTCGACCCAGAGCGCGACACGGTAGAGAGCCTTTCGCAATATGTGACAGCGAGTGGTTTCCCAACAGGACTGAAGGGCTTTACCGGTACGGTTGAAGAAATAGAAGTCGCGAAAGCGGCCTATAAAGTATATGCGACCAAAGTCGACACACCTGACAGCGCCGGCGAATATACGGTCGATCATTCCGACATCATGTATTTAATGGATAAAGATGGCCAATATGCAGATTATTTTTCTGGCCGCTCTACGCCGACGATGATTGCGGCGCGGGTGACGAAACTTTTAAAGAGTGGCAAATAA
- a CDS encoding cob(I)yrinic acid a,c-diamide adenosyltransferase translates to MVKLNKIYTRTGDDGSTGLVDGSRLSKSDPRVAAYGDVDETNSVIGLARLHLESRRLDDMLSRIQNDLFDLGADLATPLPNPGEADSEYALRIMESQTLRLETELDSLNADLQPLKSFVLPGGHPPSAYLHQARTVCRRAERLCVALSQDAAINPAALKYLNRLSDFLFVAARWANDQGEADVKWVPGANR, encoded by the coding sequence ATGGTGAAGCTCAACAAGATTTACACGCGCACCGGTGATGATGGGTCGACAGGTCTTGTTGATGGCTCGCGCCTGTCAAAATCTGATCCCCGCGTGGCAGCCTATGGCGATGTAGACGAAACGAATTCTGTTATAGGCCTCGCAAGATTACATCTCGAAAGTCGGCGATTGGACGATATGTTATCGCGTATTCAAAACGATCTCTTTGATCTCGGGGCTGATCTGGCAACGCCTTTGCCCAATCCGGGTGAAGCGGATAGCGAATATGCTCTGCGCATTATGGAGAGCCAAACACTTCGCCTCGAAACGGAACTCGACAGCCTGAATGCCGATCTACAACCGCTTAAGAGCTTTGTCTTACCCGGTGGACATCCGCCTTCGGCCTATTTGCATCAAGCCCGTACAGTCTGCCGCCGCGCCGAGCGCCTTTGCGTGGCCTTGTCCCAAGACGCCGCGATTAACCCCGCCGCCTTGAAATATTTAAACCGCCTCTCTGATTTTCTATTTGTGGCAGCGCGCTGGGCAAATGACCAAGGTGAGGCCGATGTAAAATGGGTGCCCGGCGCCAATCGCTAA
- a CDS encoding HIG1 domain-containing protein: protein MLYVLIALTILAFLFVLFTLIMGAKNMGGKTEGAREQSNIWMRRRVLGQVIAVGLLMLTVYVKTRM, encoded by the coding sequence ATGTTATACGTTTTAATTGCCCTCACTATTCTCGCGTTTTTGTTCGTTCTCTTTACCCTTATTATGGGTGCTAAGAATATGGGCGGAAAAACCGAAGGCGCGCGGGAGCAATCAAACATTTGGATGCGGCGCCGTGTTCTCGGACAAGTCATCGCCGTTGGCCTGCTTATGCTGACTGTTTATGTAAAGACACGGATGTAA
- a CDS encoding DUF2312 domain-containing protein — MISDADRADQMGQATREKLKQFIARIERLEAEKAELATDIREVYAEVKTFGFDNKVMRKVIALRKQDAAERAEQEALLEMYMEVVADQ; from the coding sequence ATGATTTCTGATGCTGATCGCGCCGACCAAATGGGTCAGGCGACCCGTGAAAAATTAAAACAATTTATCGCTCGTATTGAGAGGCTAGAAGCCGAGAAAGCTGAACTCGCGACCGATATTCGTGAAGTCTATGCTGAGGTAAAAACTTTTGGTTTTGACAATAAAGTCATGCGCAAAGTTATCGCTCTACGCAAACAAGATGCAGCCGAACGCGCAGAGCAAGAAGCCCTTCTTGAAATGTATATGGAAGTTGTTGCTGACCAGTAA
- a CDS encoding THUMP domain-containing class I SAM-dependent RNA methyltransferase, protein MPQSDTFEIFLGTAPGLEPYLLSEVKAAGFNAPKAIGGGVLIQGSWTDVWRANLSLRGASKVLARIGEFRAFHLAQLDKRARRFPWNEILMPGHMVKVEVVTNRKSKIYHAGAAIERIERAIAEEFGAEIASSMEEAEILIKTRIDDNNVRFSVDTSGVGLHKRGYKQAMGKAPLRETMAALLLRGCGYTGNEPVLDPMCGSGTILIEAAEIAQNKLAGRNRAFAFEKLATYDAQAVQALRQAWKSQDSPYRFYGSDRNVKVIGFAQENAQRAGVDTLCHFTPTPLIKLKRPEGPAGLVMVNPPYGARIGKKKDLFALYRSFGDVMRREFTGWRVGMVTSDNGLAQATELPWRPTDAPIAHGGLRVTLFQTDILE, encoded by the coding sequence ATGCCGCAATCAGACACTTTTGAAATTTTCTTAGGGACAGCTCCGGGTCTAGAACCCTATCTGTTATCCGAGGTGAAAGCCGCAGGTTTTAACGCGCCCAAAGCCATAGGCGGCGGCGTCCTTATCCAGGGGAGTTGGACAGATGTCTGGCGCGCGAATCTAAGCCTTCGCGGCGCCTCCAAAGTTCTGGCCCGTATTGGCGAATTTCGGGCCTTTCATTTAGCACAGCTCGACAAACGCGCGCGGCGTTTTCCATGGAATGAAATTCTAATGCCGGGCCATATGGTCAAAGTCGAAGTTGTCACAAATCGGAAATCAAAAATTTATCATGCAGGCGCCGCAATAGAGCGCATAGAGCGCGCGATTGCCGAAGAATTTGGCGCAGAGATCGCCAGCTCTATGGAAGAGGCAGAGATTCTTATCAAAACGCGGATTGACGATAATAATGTCCGCTTCTCTGTCGATACTTCTGGAGTCGGTTTGCATAAACGCGGATATAAACAGGCCATGGGTAAAGCCCCCTTACGGGAAACCATGGCGGCCTTACTGCTGCGGGGTTGTGGCTATACAGGAAATGAGCCTGTCTTGGACCCCATGTGTGGCTCTGGCACAATTTTAATTGAAGCCGCTGAAATAGCCCAAAATAAACTGGCTGGACGCAACCGCGCTTTCGCCTTTGAAAAACTGGCAACCTATGATGCTCAGGCCGTACAGGCTCTCCGCCAAGCTTGGAAAAGCCAAGACAGCCCCTATCGCTTTTACGGGTCGGATAGAAATGTCAAAGTGATTGGCTTTGCCCAAGAGAACGCCCAGCGAGCGGGTGTAGACACATTATGTCACTTCACGCCTACGCCTCTGATAAAGCTTAAACGACCTGAAGGCCCCGCGGGACTTGTCATGGTCAACCCACCTTATGGGGCGCGAATAGGCAAGAAAAAAGATCTCTTTGCCCTCTATAGATCCTTTGGCGACGTTATGCGCCGCGAGTTTACGGGCTGGCGCGTCGGTATGGTCACATCAGATAACGGATTAGCGCAGGCCACGGAGCTGCCATGGCGGCCAACAGACGCCCCCATTGCGCATGGCGGCCTGCGAGTCACATTGTTCCAAACAGATATATTGGAATAA
- a CDS encoding endo-1,4-beta-xylanase, with translation MEFNARSRLKLIAGGVSLLATACGGASSTRSTISVSPPPPPPPPPPPPEAYVPADGAFKNTFENKFLVGAAIGTEQIANGSADAAILQSQFNSITAENLMKPDALAPTKGNYTFEEADKLLAFAEANNIQLRGHTLLWHRATPDYFFEGTPAQVRKTLEDYITAVVTHFKGKIYAWDVVNEVISDGDGATAPYRDSNWYRAAGGPDYIDWAFQAARKADPDALLFINDYSTELSAKRERLLTVISDLQARNIPLDGVGHQMHIQASTPVSDVFAAIDAVDNQFLGLENHITELDISIYNDPASCFENQTGCSADYGNNIPQSALDDQAEKYRALYAGFTTRPSLSSVTVWGISDEQTWLNYYPVDRTNAPLLYDRSRQAKKALRAIIEPNYQI, from the coding sequence ATGGAATTTAATGCGAGGTCACGACTGAAATTAATAGCTGGCGGGGTCAGTTTACTAGCCACCGCTTGCGGCGGGGCGAGCTCTACGCGCTCTACTATATCTGTATCTCCGCCACCGCCTCCGCCGCCCCCTCCTCCCCCGCCTGAGGCATATGTGCCTGCGGATGGCGCGTTTAAAAATACATTTGAAAATAAATTCTTGGTTGGCGCCGCCATTGGTACAGAACAAATTGCTAATGGCTCGGCAGACGCCGCCATATTACAATCGCAATTTAATTCGATTACGGCTGAAAACCTCATGAAGCCAGACGCTCTTGCACCGACAAAGGGAAATTATACGTTTGAAGAGGCCGACAAATTATTAGCCTTTGCCGAAGCTAATAACATTCAATTGCGAGGGCACACCCTACTATGGCACCGCGCAACGCCGGATTATTTTTTCGAGGGTACGCCTGCACAGGTTCGCAAAACCCTCGAAGATTATATCACAGCGGTCGTCACCCATTTCAAAGGCAAGATTTATGCTTGGGATGTTGTGAATGAAGTCATCTCTGACGGTGATGGCGCCACCGCGCCTTATCGCGATTCTAATTGGTATCGCGCCGCAGGCGGCCCAGACTATATTGACTGGGCGTTTCAAGCCGCCCGTAAAGCCGACCCTGACGCCCTATTATTTATAAATGACTATAGCACAGAACTGAGTGCGAAACGGGAAAGACTATTGACCGTTATATCTGATTTGCAGGCGCGCAATATTCCTTTGGACGGCGTGGGTCATCAAATGCACATTCAGGCCTCAACCCCTGTAAGCGATGTCTTTGCAGCTATAGACGCCGTGGATAATCAATTCTTGGGCTTGGAAAACCATATTACAGAACTGGATATTTCTATATATAATGACCCAGCTTCATGTTTTGAAAATCAAACGGGATGCTCGGCCGATTACGGAAATAATATTCCGCAAAGCGCGCTTGACGATCAGGCCGAAAAGTACAGAGCGCTTTATGCAGGGTTTACAACACGCCCTAGCCTATCCTCGGTGACAGTGTGGGGTATCTCTGATGAACAGACATGGCTTAATTATTACCCCGTCGATCGAACCAATGCACCGCTACTATATGATCGTAGCCGACAGGCTAAAAAAGCGCTTCGCGCCATTATTGAGCCAAATTACCAAATATAA
- a CDS encoding sigma-54-dependent transcriptional regulator: MSKTVLIVDDDPTQRRLLQAVVEKSGFSTLQADNGDTALEIALGPDSEKVNVMLLDLVMPGRDGMETLADLQTKRPDLPVIVLTGKGSIEAVVKAMKSGARDFIVKPASPERIIVSIRNALEMKTLVKEVTRLKKTSEGSLQFNDLIGNAGSMRTVVAMGERGAKANIPILITGESGVGKEVIARAIQGASERTGKPFITVNCGAIPENLVESILFGHEKGSFTGANSKHLGKFQEAHTGTLFLDEIGELPLDMQVKLLRVLQEGEVDPIGSKRPTPVDVRIISATNRDLQESVNEGRFREDLYYRLNVFPIAVPPLRERREDIPALTDHFIKRFNAQERLSISGAERETIEMLQNYEWKGNVRQLENSIFRAMILSDGHMLKPHDFPQISGMNPVMTNESKSDLDGLISSEVSDDAVHDNAVSVLDREGHLRTLEDIERDLIQFAIENYSGHMSEVARRLGIGRSTLYRKVREHALDVDNVRTA; the protein is encoded by the coding sequence ATGTCTAAAACTGTTTTAATCGTTGATGATGACCCAACACAACGCCGCCTATTACAGGCCGTTGTTGAGAAAAGCGGGTTTTCTACTCTACAGGCCGATAATGGCGACACAGCGCTTGAAATCGCGCTCGGCCCCGACAGCGAGAAAGTCAATGTCATGCTCTTGGACTTGGTCATGCCGGGTCGGGACGGTATGGAAACCTTGGCAGACCTTCAAACAAAACGCCCAGACCTGCCTGTCATAGTCCTAACAGGAAAAGGCTCGATTGAGGCTGTGGTCAAGGCAATGAAATCTGGGGCGCGTGACTTCATTGTTAAACCTGCCAGCCCAGAGCGCATTATCGTGTCTATTCGTAATGCCTTGGAAATGAAAACTCTGGTCAAAGAAGTGACGCGGCTTAAAAAGACCTCCGAAGGCAGTTTGCAATTTAATGACCTTATTGGAAATGCAGGCAGCATGCGTACTGTGGTGGCTATGGGTGAACGCGGGGCCAAAGCCAATATCCCGATTTTAATCACCGGTGAATCGGGCGTGGGTAAAGAAGTCATTGCCCGCGCTATTCAAGGCGCATCAGAACGGACGGGTAAGCCCTTCATCACCGTCAATTGCGGCGCTATCCCAGAAAATCTCGTCGAGAGTATTCTATTCGGGCATGAAAAAGGATCCTTTACGGGGGCGAACAGCAAGCATTTGGGTAAATTCCAAGAAGCCCATACGGGCACCTTATTTTTAGACGAAATTGGCGAGCTTCCCCTTGATATGCAAGTTAAGCTGCTGCGGGTTTTACAAGAAGGTGAAGTCGATCCGATTGGATCCAAACGACCCACGCCTGTTGATGTACGTATCATCAGCGCGACCAATCGTGATTTACAAGAATCCGTCAATGAAGGCCGTTTCCGCGAAGATTTATATTACCGTTTAAATGTTTTCCCTATCGCCGTCCCACCATTACGGGAACGCAGAGAAGACATTCCTGCCCTGACGGATCATTTTATCAAGCGATTTAATGCTCAAGAACGCCTCTCTATTTCAGGGGCAGAACGCGAGACCATTGAAATGCTCCAAAATTATGAGTGGAAAGGCAATGTACGCCAATTAGAAAATTCAATTTTCCGCGCCATGATTTTGTCAGACGGCCATATGTTAAAGCCGCATGACTTCCCGCAAATTTCAGGCATGAACCCGGTAATGACGAACGAGAGCAAGTCTGACTTGGACGGCCTTATCTCTAGCGAGGTCAGCGATGATGCCGTGCATGATAATGCCGTATCCGTCTTGGACCGCGAAGGGCATTTACGCACCTTAGAAGATATTGAGCGTGATCTCATTCAATTCGCTATCGAAAACTATTCAGGGCATATGTCTGAGGTCGCTCGTCGACTCGGTATTGGGCGGTCAACGCTTTATCGTAAAGTCCGCGAACACGCCTTAGACGTCGATAATGTCAGGACAGCCTAA
- a CDS encoding aa3-type cytochrome c oxidase subunit IV: MAAGSSNYTRGEMDVDSQSRSFGGFMGLTKYGGTAVALIVLMPTLVFAAGMAWLPALIATIVLGVIIGAVLKLKGLYYVSLIGTSVFVAIICVLLSLLAG; this comes from the coding sequence ATGGCGGCCGGATCTTCTAATTATACCCGTGGTGAGATGGATGTAGACTCACAATCTCGTAGTTTTGGCGGCTTTATGGGCCTAACGAAATATGGCGGTACGGCTGTGGCGTTAATCGTCTTAATGCCAACACTTGTTTTCGCAGCCGGTATGGCTTGGCTCCCTGCGCTAATCGCTACGATTGTTCTAGGCGTCATTATTGGGGCCGTTCTGAAATTAAAGGGCCTGTATTATGTCTCTCTAATCGGGACTTCAGTTTTTGTTGCCATCATATGTGTCTTACTATCCCTGCTCGCAGGCTAA
- a CDS encoding Re/Si-specific NAD(P)(+) transhydrogenase subunit alpha: protein MHIAVIKDAGPAEHRVAATPETVKGYVKSGHSVSVTKGAGQDANYSDADYKEAGAKIATSNATCVKSADIVFSITGGDAKLVAGLKKGAGITGLMNPTDNPKYAEACAKAGVTAFALEYIPRISRAQSMDVLSSQSNLAGYRAVVEGAGLYGRAMPMMMTAAGTVAPAKVFIMGVGVAGLQAIATARRLGAVTTATDVRPATKEQVASLGAKFIAVENEEFKAAETAGGYAKQMSPEYQKLQAELTASHVAKQDIVITTALIPGRPAPKLVSKDMLANMRPGSVLVDLAVERGGNVEGAKKGEIVTTKNGVQIVGHLNWPSRMASDASAMFAKNLKAFLPLITSEDGQYAPDWEDDIIKGCALTKDGEVIHERLLG from the coding sequence TTGCATATTGCTGTTATCAAAGATGCAGGACCAGCCGAGCATCGCGTCGCCGCAACACCTGAGACGGTAAAGGGCTATGTAAAGTCTGGACATAGTGTCAGCGTCACAAAGGGCGCTGGCCAAGATGCCAATTACTCTGATGCTGATTATAAAGAGGCCGGCGCGAAAATCGCGACCAGCAATGCGACTTGCGTGAAATCGGCTGATATCGTTTTCTCAATCACGGGCGGGGATGCCAAACTCGTCGCGGGCCTTAAAAAAGGGGCAGGCATTACAGGATTGATGAATCCAACAGATAACCCAAAATATGCAGAAGCTTGCGCCAAGGCGGGTGTCACGGCTTTTGCTTTGGAATATATTCCGCGTATTTCTCGCGCTCAGTCTATGGATGTTTTGTCATCACAGTCAAACCTTGCGGGTTATCGCGCCGTCGTCGAAGGCGCGGGTCTTTATGGCCGCGCTATGCCAATGATGATGACAGCGGCGGGAACTGTGGCTCCAGCCAAAGTCTTTATTATGGGCGTCGGTGTTGCAGGGCTTCAGGCTATTGCAACGGCGCGCCGTCTTGGCGCTGTGACAACGGCTACAGATGTTCGTCCGGCGACAAAGGAACAAGTGGCGTCTTTGGGCGCTAAATTCATTGCCGTTGAAAATGAAGAATTCAAAGCGGCTGAAACAGCCGGGGGCTATGCCAAGCAAATGTCGCCTGAATATCAAAAGCTTCAAGCGGAATTAACGGCAAGCCATGTAGCGAAACAAGATATTGTTATTACGACAGCCCTTATCCCTGGACGTCCTGCCCCTAAGCTCGTGAGCAAAGACATGCTGGCGAATATGCGTCCGGGCTCTGTCCTTGTTGACCTAGCGGTAGAACGCGGCGGCAATGTAGAAGGCGCGAAAAAAGGCGAAATCGTTACGACAAAAAATGGCGTCCAAATTGTGGGGCACTTAAATTGGCCTTCACGTATGGCCTCTGATGCCTCTGCTATGTTTGCCAAGAACTTAAAAGCCTTCTTGCCCTTAATTACATCCGAAGATGGTCAATACGCACCGGATTGGGAAGACGATATTATTAAGGGCTGCGCGCTGACGAAAGACGGCGAAGTCATTCACGAAAGATTATTGGGGTAG
- a CDS encoding proton-translocating transhydrogenase family protein, with amino-acid sequence MSAMLIMAGGAAVSPLVFQLTIFVLAIFVGYYVVWSVTPALHTPLMAVTNAISSVIIVGALIAVAAGTHGGSSLSTGTGALAVALCAVNIFGGFLVTQRMLAMYKKKAK; translated from the coding sequence ATGAGCGCAATGTTAATTATGGCCGGCGGCGCCGCAGTCAGTCCGCTAGTCTTTCAACTTACAATTTTCGTCTTGGCAATTTTTGTCGGTTATTACGTCGTATGGTCAGTCACGCCGGCGCTTCACACACCATTAATGGCTGTGACGAATGCGATTTCATCCGTGATTATCGTGGGGGCCTTGATTGCGGTTGCCGCAGGGACGCATGGCGGTTCATCCTTATCGACAGGCACAGGGGCTTTGGCGGTTGCGCTTTGCGCGGTGAATATCTTTGGCGGATTCCTCGTCACGCAGCGCATGCTCGCCATGTATAAGAAAAAGGCGAAATAA
- a CDS encoding NAD(P)(+) transhydrogenase (Re/Si-specific) subunit beta — protein sequence MTLSADIAAILYTVSAVLFILALRGLSSPETSRRGNYFGMVGIAIAMVTTFLVAGLGGSGLLIAGGAIVIGGVIGAFIAKKIPMTDMPQLIAAFHSLVGLAAVLVAVAAFFSPESFGIVSEGKIKAGSLLELALGAAIGAITFSGSVIAFAKLNGNMSGSPIMLPGRHLINAALAIGIAVLIGMLMKSGGNDPMLLWILLAATFVIGFLLIIPIGGADMPVVVSMLNSYSGWAAAALGFTLGNMALIVTGALVGSSGAILSYIMCKAMNRSFISVILGGFGGDDAAAGAGDKEQRPVKRGSAEDAAFIMKNASKVIIVPGYGLAVAQAQHAVREMADTLKAEGVDVVYAIHPVAGRMPGHMNVLLAEANVPYDEVFELEDINSEFSNADVAFVIGANDVTNPAAKKDPQSPIFGMPILDVDKASTVLFVKRSLSPGYAGIDNDLFYEDNTMMLLSDAKKMVEEIIKSL from the coding sequence ATGACACTTTCAGCAGATATAGCGGCCATTCTTTACACGGTATCCGCCGTTCTCTTTATTTTGGCCCTTCGCGGATTAAGTTCACCAGAAACCTCTCGCCGCGGAAATTATTTCGGTATGGTCGGTATTGCTATTGCAATGGTGACGACTTTCCTTGTTGCCGGATTGGGCGGTTCAGGCCTTCTGATTGCAGGCGGCGCCATTGTCATAGGCGGCGTCATCGGGGCCTTTATCGCTAAGAAAATTCCGATGACAGATATGCCGCAATTAATTGCAGCGTTTCACTCGCTTGTGGGTTTGGCTGCGGTTCTTGTTGCGGTTGCAGCCTTTTTCTCCCCCGAAAGCTTTGGCATTGTAAGCGAAGGCAAAATCAAAGCGGGGAGTTTACTCGAGCTGGCTCTGGGCGCAGCGATTGGCGCGATTACATTCTCTGGCTCAGTTATTGCCTTTGCCAAGCTGAACGGAAATATGTCTGGTTCACCAATTATGTTACCCGGACGGCATTTAATTAATGCTGCCTTGGCGATCGGTATTGCTGTTCTTATTGGCATGTTGATGAAGTCAGGCGGTAATGACCCTATGCTTCTTTGGATATTGCTCGCAGCGACTTTTGTTATCGGCTTCCTTTTGATTATACCAATTGGCGGGGCAGACATGCCTGTTGTTGTTTCTATGCTTAATTCCTATTCAGGTTGGGCGGCGGCGGCGCTTGGATTTACCCTTGGTAATATGGCGCTAATCGTCACGGGGGCCTTGGTTGGCTCTTCGGGGGCAATTCTATCTTATATCATGTGTAAGGCTATGAACCGTAGCTTTATCTCTGTTATCTTAGGCGGCTTTGGCGGCGACGATGCGGCGGCAGGCGCTGGGGATAAAGAACAGCGCCCCGTGAAACGCGGCTCTGCCGAAGATGCAGCCTTTATAATGAAAAATGCGTCTAAGGTCATCATCGTACCAGGCTATGGTTTGGCTGTGGCTCAGGCTCAGCATGCTGTGCGCGAAATGGCCGATACGCTAAAGGCAGAAGGCGTAGATGTCGTCTATGCTATTCACCCTGTTGCGGGGCGGATGCCGGGTCATATGAACGTGCTCCTTGCTGAAGCGAATGTCCCTTATGATGAGGTGTTTGAGCTCGAAGATATTAATTCTGAGTTTTCGAATGCAGATGTTGCCTTTGTGATTGGGGCGAATGATGTCACGAACCCCGCCGCGAAGAAAGATCCGCAAAGCCCAATTTTTGGCATGCCGATTTTGGATGTTGATAAAGCGTCGACGGTTCTCTTTGTGAAGCGTTCACTTTCTCCGGGTTATGCAGGTATCGACAACGATCTTTTCTATGAGGACAACACAATGATGCTCCTCTCCGACGCCAAGAAAATGGTCGAAGAGATTATCAAATCACTTTAA
- a CDS encoding CC0125/CC1285 family lipoprotein, translating to MRSLILTSAALAAFAGLPNLACATSDNDDYYSDYDRESSYGVTGKTYEVSVDGDRNDTAQDVYDEALHKAARKTLDKGYDWFRVIERDTEKEITRGDNDARFETRYERVPVQSCGLLGCRTVNRTYRRDSFDTGFPERDETRYSVEIEFEVGTGQAPASGDVYDAKMVRRSFR from the coding sequence ATGCGATCTTTAATTTTAACCAGTGCCGCTCTGGCAGCTTTTGCCGGCCTACCGAACCTAGCCTGCGCGACCAGTGATAATGATGACTATTATAGTGATTATGACAGAGAAAGTTCTTATGGCGTCACCGGAAAAACTTATGAAGTCTCGGTAGATGGCGACAGAAATGATACGGCACAAGACGTCTATGACGAAGCCCTGCACAAGGCGGCACGGAAAACCTTGGATAAAGGGTATGATTGGTTCCGTGTCATTGAACGCGATACTGAAAAAGAAATCACACGCGGTGATAATGATGCTCGCTTTGAGACGCGCTATGAGCGCGTGCCAGTACAAAGCTGCGGCCTACTCGGTTGCCGTACGGTAAACCGTACCTATCGCCGCGATAGCTTTGATACAGGTTTTCCTGAGCGCGATGAAACACGCTATTCCGTTGAAATCGAATTTGAAGTGGGTACGGGGCAAGCCCCTGCTTCGGGTGACGTGTATGACGCCAAAATGGTGCGCCGCTCATTTCGTTAG